The Daphnia carinata strain CSIRO-1 chromosome 1, CSIRO_AGI_Dcar_HiC_V3, whole genome shotgun sequence sequence TTCCATTTTCTAGCTACCCATTCTGCACTGTATAATGTAAGGGCGacagtgtttctttttttctactgaAAGGCGAAATTGAAGTTTGTCACGCTCTTTCTTGTCTTGCCCTAACTTCTTAGAGTAGAAAGTGTTAAACTTTATCTCAACCCATGCTTTTATAGAAAAACTTGTATATAGCGCTCTTCGTAATAAGTTGATCTTACTTGTTAGGAGAGCTATGAACATCTCGTAACGAGCTCGTGTTGATTATGTCAATGATTAGatagaaaacatttctttcacCCTGATACTAATTGCTTGTCCAGAGGTTAGAGAAGACAGAATTCTTAATAGGGCAAAACCAGCCTAAACTTAGATGATACGTAAACTCCCCATTGTTTTGCTTTGCGTTGATTTTGAAAAgtaatacatgatttcgatttagaATTAAATgcttatcacggaaatcaaatttattttccacggggccttatagttttttagttaaacgtaaaaaaggaaaaaataaaaaaaagtcgggcttgtttagtcgggcttaaaatttttttttgcaaaaacttaaaactcatcggaattggttgagtaTCACACGATACACTCAAAATTGGATGccgattccgagaaaattgctattttttattaagtcaatcgttttttaaatacactgaATATTGGACACAATGCTAGCGGGCCAGTACGATACAGCGCTAGCGttatgcagcagaaatattcggtgtatttcccaAATGGTTGgcttgatgaaaaaaaagcaattttttctgaatcagcattcaattatgAGTATATCTtttgatattcaaccaattccgatgggtgtcagtttttgcagaaaaaaaatttaagcccgactaaataagccttttcttattgtttcgtttttttacgtttaattaaaaaaccataagccccattgaaaaatgaacttgatttccgtaattttcattcaattctgaatcggaatcatgtattttatatcaaatctaaattttggccaaaaatgaaaaagtgagaaggctatagccttaccacttttgaCAAAATCTGCCGAAAATAACATCTCTTGGAATCcaatgaaaatcacacagtaaAATCACAATTttacgctgattcagaaaaattCACTCATTTTCTTGTCACGTTAGTCGTTTTTGAATGACACCCAATATTCGtgccaaaaataagaaaagtcgtgcttattatttagtcgggcttaaaattttttctgaaaaacaTGACACGCATCGGAACAATATAATATACTATAACCCACCGCAACAACCAGTAATGACTgtatattattcaaacataTCATTTACACCTAAAACACGCAATCATTCTCATTGTTATTAGAATTTCATTCATTATCATTGCTACActacaaaatggaaagttagTAGTTAATAGTAGTAATAATTAAGGTCAAGAATtggaatataacaaaataaataatgtttaccTATATCTTAattaaataaagttattaattttaaaaaatgtatcttTATATGGCTATGTTATGTATAAGTCGTATTTAGAGAATTAACTACGAAtttgaccggtagatggcgttaagtgcaaaaagggaaaagaatcccgaaattttttttgtgtgtgtataaaacAGATTGCCATAATCTTTGATGCTGATAAAAGGGGGTAATTTAGCGTTCCGTAGATTGCCGTTCCatagaaatcaaataaattgcCTTTTAGATCCTCTGTTCCTAATCTTCTACGCTAGATGGCCATAACAACAAAGGactaaagaaaagagttgAGCCTGTGACGGATCAACAGCCCATGAGTTTCGGCAACCTTTTAACGTTCCAAGGTTATGTAAATTTTCCATAACGTATTGAAACTTCCTAGCTACTTTCGCTGAGCAGAAACTGAAGGCAAACTAAAATCCACGTCTAGAAAACACTTTCATGGTCAACAACAAACGGATATGATCTAAGTTTTTAATGCAAACTGTGTTAAAGGTAAATACACACAaccagtttcttttcttgcatTGGTCATTTCAGTCAAGTGATTTCCCCACCTTATCAAGTCATATTGTTATTTTATACCATGATGTGTCTTTGTTTGTGGGATGGTAACCTTTTTTTCAACCATTTAGGATGAGTGTGGACATCGATACAGAAGTCATTGTTTCCGTACCAGATTCCCCTATCATCCAGCTTTCCAACACAAAACTGCTGGAAGATAAAGATGATTATAATACATCTGATGTCCTACTGGAACTCAAGGAAATTCCATATGTTGACTGTGatataaaaaatgaagagcccCATGAAACAGATGTGCTGTTGGATTCTGAGGGGGCATGTGCTTTGAATACAGAAAACACAGCTGAAATTGTTCGGGATGAATCAGATCTCAACCGCTTGTGCCATgaattgaagaagaaacgtGGATCCACCATTGATGTGGTTAACTGTGATGATACCACTGAGTCAAGTGATTCAGGCAGCGTAGATCAATTATCACTTCAGGAGTTACCTGGAGGTCAATtgaccatttcaaaaaatgctGATGCAGAAGATACTGCTATTGAAATTGAGGAAGATAACGAGCTGTTTGATTTTCGGGAGATGGCTGCTGGTGCGATGCGCCACGCAGAGGAATTAGTTCGGCGAATGCTTTTGCACGTCTCGTGGACTATTTGCCATTTCCACGCTCTTCCCAAATGGCTTCAGGATAATGACTTTATATGGCAGGGATATAGACCACCCCTACCTTCATTCTGGGATTGCATCAAAAGCATCTTTAGCATTCATACAGAAACAGGCAATATATGGACCCACATGCTTGGTAAGATCAACACCGTCACTTCATTCTCCTTGACTGCAATTTCTAGGTTGTTACTTTGATACATTTCCTTTCTAAGGTTGCATTGCCTTCCTGGGCGTTGGCGCATTCTTCCTCAGTTGCTCTGAAGAAGAGATACGCAACGAGGACAAGCTAGTCTTCACCGCTTTCTTTACGGGGGCCTGCGTTTGCCTCGGTCTTTCCACCTGTTTTCACACGTTCCTCTGTCATTCAGAGTGGGCTGGTCAACTGTTCAGCAAACTGGACTACGTTGGTATAGCGCTGTTGATCATGGGTTCTTTCGTCCCATGGTTGTATTACAGCTTTTACTGCGACTTCTGGCCACGTATTGTGTATGTCTGCGTTGAGATCGTCCTTGGTCTCTCGTCCATCATCATTTCGCTATGGCCTAGATTCGGAGAACCAAGATATAGATTCCTTCGAGCAGGTTATTAGCGTTCCCACTTCCACCCTTCCGTTTTATGCAATCTTTTCACCTTATTCATTTACTTGCTCTTGTAGGAGTATTTCTGTGCTTCGGATTGAGTGGAGTTGTTCCGGCTGTTCACTATTCAGTGCAAGAGGGCTGGCTGAAAGCCCTAAATCAGGCTTCGCTGGGCTGGCTTATCTTGATGGGTCTACTCTACATCCTGGGCACCATGTTCTACGCCTTGCGAATTCCCGAACGCTTTTTCCCGGGAAAATTTGATATTTGGGTTAAGTTAAACAAATATCAATTTAAAACTTGCATTTTTAAATGGAACAGTAATGACGTGTTTGGGCCTGTAGTTCCAAAGCCATCAAATCTTTCACGTTTTCGTGGTAGCTGCAGCCTTTGTCCACTATCATGGAATTTCCGAGATGGCTATGCATCGGCTGACTATAGGAGAATGTCCTCCACCACCTGTCGGCGAATTGCGTTTTTAGTTCCCACAAGAATACATCAAGCGCGTCAATACCAACTGTGGATTAGTGTACAACTAAAGTTTCTTAAAATGTAGAGTTATTTTAAGGTTCAACGTTTTCTCGGTTTACGTAGCTCACCATCGTTCGGAAACTTGTCTCAACTTTTTTACCATTGCCATTACTACTTAAAACAGTGAAGATATTCGTTATTTTGAGATCTGATTCGATGGTGTTAGTATCATTTAAAATGGCAATTCGGCATGGATTTTGTACAAACGTTACTCTTTTACGTTATTTagaatttccttcttttagCTACTTCTTGTTTTGCCTATCGTTGGCTCTATTTGTGTTATTTTAGAACACCCATTATTGGTTAGCCCAGCACATAAAATATACTCCCCCATTTGAGCCGGTGTTACCTCGGAATGGGAATTCCGACAGCAAATACCATATCTTTTAAGAGAAGctgaaaatatatatactatCAGAAATACATGTGTTGATTACGTGTCAAACGAATGATTTCTTGTAtgcccatttaaaaaaacaaccacATAGTATTAGAACTTACAGATACAGGCTGGCAGCAAAGATGATATCACGTTTTATAAGCTTAATTCCTTCGCTGAACTTGTTCTCCAACTCGGTATTTCCTATACTCTTGGATGCCTGGACCATCTGTCTGAGCAATTCTTCTAACCGCCTCATGCACCGAATAATGCTTcctgcataatttttttttcatagattAGCAAATACCATTTACTCTATTTCAAGTTGAGCAAATTACCTTCAAAAAGATCTGTCATTTTACAGATTTCACCAAACGAAGCTCCGCGACACCACGCCGCCACGAGATCCATCATATAaggtttgaatttttcaacatACTCGTCTTCCTCGAGCTCCAACTTAGCTTCCACCGATACTTTAGCGATTCTTCGGGCCAGATCTTGCATTTGCTTCAGTGGGCCGGACAACGCTTCTGACAGTTTAGgcatttcgtttgatttttcatcGCAGACAAAGCAACTGAGCAAAGCAGCCGTCTGAGTCACATCAAGTGCATTGAAGAGGCCGTTGAAGATCATTTCAGTAAGCAAGAGCTCGTCTGCACTTGAGAGCTCGCAAGCCACTCGACCTTTCAGTTCAATCACATCCGCTGCCGTGCAGTAGCCTAGGCGACGCAAAACGCGCTTACGGCATTTCAGCTCCGTCATTTGCAAAAGCGACTTGGCTTTCTTCAGTTCGTCTTTTGCGTGTTTTAACTGAGCCACCAACTATTGAATTGGAATAAATGATGGTAATTCAGATTACTTTTGCGTATTTACTATAATACCCCTTGTTTATCGTGGTAAAGCTGGCAAAGGGACTCGACTTTAGTATCACGATGGAGTTGGTGGGCTGTCAAACGCTCTTCGAAAGCTCTCGATCGTTGCATCATTTCTATGAAATCCTTGTCTTTGATATGCATGTCCTTGACCGGATCCAGTAGTGGAACGCCGTTTGGGAAGCGTCTGTGAACTTCCTATATTTCAACGCCGAGACTGTAGGTTGCTGAAAACATTTACATGAACATGTGTTAACGCTGATACCTGTATCCTTTTGTACACTTCCATACGGTTGTCGAGCGGACGAAGGTCTTCGTTAAAGTAAAGGCGGACTGAGCTAATCTTAGTGATCAAGTTAAGGAAACAGGGGACTACGCGCATCTCTCCGTCTTCTTTGGGTCCACAAGGCTTCAATGCTGACACTACTTTACTTTCGGTACTGGCTTTGGAGATGTACATCAGGACACTGACAACGTATGATGCATCAAGGTCTTTCGTTGTACTGTCATCGCTCTTTCCcactaaattttcttttttgtaatcAACTATGATACCCCAACCAAAATCATCTCCCTTGTTTTTTATCTAATAACAAGTACGTAGGACTGTAGAAACAGTATTATGGAAACATATTGTACGATATGACTCACGTGAACCATGCGTCCAGCTTGCAGAAACGGAACTATGTACTGAGGTTTCACTATGTACTTATGAAGACCATCATTCAGGTTGGCAAGTTGCTGTCGAATAGTGTAATAGGAAGAAACATTCTCTTCTTGCGGAACTGAGAATTTCTTcagatctttttctttctgtttcacaTCTGTatggagaaaacaaaatcatttatcatTAGAGATGTtaagaaataagaagaaaaaaaccgacTTACTTTCGACTAAATGTGGGATGGCAGCATACTGCTGAAACTGGAAAAAGGAACGTTCCAGCATGTACTCTGGGTTAATTTCCTCGACGCGTAG is a genomic window containing:
- the LOC130691499 gene encoding adiponectin receptor protein-like translates to MSVDIDTEVIVSVPDSPIIQLSNTKLLEDKDDYNTSDVLLELKEIPYVDCDIKNEEPHETDVLLDSEGACALNTENTAEIVRDESDLNRLCHELKKKRGSTIDVVNCDDTTESSDSGSVDQLSLQELPGGQLTISKNADAEDTAIEIEEDNELFDFREMAAGAMRHAEELVRRMLLHVSWTICHFHALPKWLQDNDFIWQGYRPPLPSFWDCIKSIFSIHTETGNIWTHMLGCIAFLGVGAFFLSCSEEEIRNEDKLVFTAFFTGACVCLGLSTCFHTFLCHSEWAGQLFSKLDYVGIALLIMGSFVPWLYYSFYCDFWPRIVYVCVEIVLGLSSIIISLWPRFGEPRYRFLRAGVFLCFGLSGVVPAVHYSVQEGWLKALNQASLGWLILMGLLYILGTMFYALRIPERFFPGKFDIWFQSHQIFHVFVVAAAFVHYHGISEMAMHRLTIGECPPPPVGELRF